From the genome of Pseudomonas sp. gcc21, one region includes:
- a CDS encoding DUF4123 domain-containing protein, giving the protein MSGITTIAEPARDWITEQQRLNRDLFMVVDRLAEPDPIPMLFASGVMDEYLNLYQGTEYHEMAETAPWLVKLPTGNADAISEFLETPQRNWGWLASATELKLSTFATHWRERMVIKERGTTALYRFQDNRVIAHHLASLTPEQVHLLLGPASAALCWDGNSWQTTRTDASAHHTSPFNRPWLDVPEPAQVLRGIRRKNLQQWLWEEHPSATTRLASTEPLLPWLDRQLDTAERWGWEETEQIEFLLQHQLDPRLAQAPLWSAGHEETPEEHFKRCHRDIANLTRSHA; this is encoded by the coding sequence ATGTCCGGTATAACCACTATCGCCGAGCCAGCAAGGGATTGGATCACCGAACAGCAGAGATTGAATCGGGATCTGTTCATGGTGGTAGACCGCCTCGCCGAACCAGACCCGATTCCAATGCTCTTTGCGTCGGGGGTAATGGATGAGTACCTGAACCTCTATCAGGGTACGGAATATCATGAGATGGCCGAAACAGCGCCCTGGCTTGTCAAACTGCCGACAGGGAATGCCGACGCCATATCCGAATTTCTGGAAACACCACAGCGCAACTGGGGCTGGTTAGCCAGCGCCACTGAGTTGAAGCTCTCGACGTTTGCAACGCATTGGCGCGAGCGGATGGTCATCAAGGAGCGCGGCACGACAGCGCTCTATCGCTTTCAGGACAACCGGGTGATCGCCCACCATCTCGCTTCGTTAACGCCGGAACAGGTGCACTTGCTGCTGGGCCCCGCCAGCGCTGCTCTTTGCTGGGACGGCAATAGCTGGCAAACGACCCGAACCGATGCCTCCGCACATCACACCTCCCCTTTCAATCGCCCATGGCTGGATGTGCCTGAACCGGCGCAGGTGCTGAGGGGTATCCGGCGCAAAAACCTCCAGCAGTGGCTGTGGGAGGAGCATCCATCGGCCACCACACGGCTGGCGTCCACCGAGCCATTGCTACCTTGGCTGGATCGACAGCTCGATACTGCCGAACGATGGGGCTGGGAAGAAACCGAGCAAATAGAGTTTCTGCTGCAGCACCAGCTCGACCCTAGACTGGCCCAGGCTCCGCTTTGGTCAGCGGGACATGAAGAAACCCCTGAAGAACATTTCAAGCGCTGTCACCGGGACATCGCCAATCTAACCCGGAGCCATGCATGA
- a CDS encoding U32 family peptidase gives MSLPKHHLELLSPARDVAIAREAILHGADAVYIGGPSFGARHNAENSLADIAELVRFAKLFHVRIFVTLNTILHDDELEPARQLIHQLYDAGVDALIIQDMGVMEMDIPPIEIHASTQCDIRSLDKAQFLDKAGFSQLVLARELNLQEIRAIHQQVDSTLEFFIHGALCVAFSGQCNISHAQTGRSANRGDCSQACRLPYTLKDESGGVIAYEKHLLSMKDNNQSANLDALVNAGIRSFKIEGRYKDMGYVKNITAWYRQQLDAILEQRPDLARASSGRTEHFFVPDPDKTFHRGSTDYFVTDRKIDIGAFDSPTFTGLVVGELQQVRKHDLLAVTDTPLSNGDGLNVMVKREVVGFRANVAEQLRQFEEDGQPRWEYRIEPNELPEPLRRVRLPQTLSRNLDHNWQQALQKVSAERRIGVRWQVELGAESFKLSAISEEGVVVSGALSGPFEPAKQKERALDQLRDLLGQLGTTQYHAEQVDIAGDFVPFVPNSQLKALRRELIERLSEARIEAFPHGGRKPVSVPPPVYPQSHLTFLANVYNHKARAFYQRYGVELIDAAYEAHEEPGEVPVMITKHCLRFSFNLCPKQAKGVTGVRTKVAPMQLVHGDDVLTLKFDCKPCEMHVIGKMRSNIFNAPQPGSGQNLSSGRNIVGSITPEDLLKTIRRSPR, from the coding sequence ATGTCCCTTCCCAAGCATCACCTCGAACTCCTCAGCCCGGCCCGGGATGTGGCCATTGCCCGTGAGGCGATCCTGCATGGCGCTGATGCGGTGTATATCGGTGGCCCGAGCTTCGGTGCGCGGCATAATGCCGAGAACAGCCTGGCTGATATCGCCGAGCTGGTGCGCTTCGCCAAGCTGTTCCATGTGCGTATCTTCGTTACGCTCAATACCATCCTGCACGACGATGAGCTGGAGCCGGCACGGCAGTTGATTCATCAGCTGTACGATGCGGGCGTGGATGCGCTGATTATCCAGGACATGGGCGTTATGGAAATGGACATCCCGCCCATCGAGATCCATGCCAGCACCCAGTGTGATATCCGCAGCCTGGACAAGGCGCAGTTCCTGGACAAGGCGGGGTTCTCGCAGCTGGTGCTGGCCCGCGAACTCAACCTGCAGGAAATCAGGGCGATCCATCAGCAGGTGGATTCAACCCTCGAATTCTTCATTCACGGCGCGTTATGTGTGGCGTTTTCCGGTCAGTGTAATATTTCGCATGCGCAGACCGGCCGCAGCGCCAACCGGGGTGACTGTTCCCAGGCCTGCCGGCTGCCCTACACCCTGAAAGATGAAAGCGGCGGGGTGATCGCCTACGAAAAACATCTGCTGTCCATGAAGGACAACAACCAGTCCGCCAACCTTGATGCGTTGGTCAACGCCGGCATTCGTTCCTTCAAGATAGAAGGGCGCTACAAGGATATGGGCTATGTGAAGAACATCACCGCCTGGTATCGGCAGCAGCTGGACGCCATCCTTGAGCAGCGCCCTGATCTGGCGCGGGCATCCAGTGGCCGTACCGAGCACTTCTTCGTGCCTGATCCGGACAAGACCTTCCACCGCGGCAGCACCGATTACTTTGTTACTGATCGCAAGATTGATATCGGCGCCTTTGATTCGCCGACCTTCACCGGTCTGGTCGTTGGCGAGCTGCAGCAGGTGCGCAAGCATGACTTGCTGGCGGTAACCGATACCCCTCTGTCCAATGGCGACGGCTTGAACGTGATGGTCAAGCGCGAGGTGGTCGGCTTCCGCGCCAACGTGGCAGAGCAGCTGCGGCAGTTTGAGGAAGATGGCCAGCCGCGCTGGGAATACCGCATCGAGCCGAACGAATTGCCCGAACCGCTGCGTCGTGTCCGATTGCCGCAAACCCTCAGTCGTAATCTGGATCACAACTGGCAACAGGCACTACAGAAGGTGTCCGCAGAGCGCCGTATCGGTGTGCGCTGGCAGGTTGAACTGGGTGCGGAGAGCTTCAAGCTTAGCGCGATAAGCGAGGAGGGCGTCGTTGTCTCGGGCGCGCTGAGCGGCCCCTTCGAGCCCGCCAAGCAGAAGGAGAGAGCGCTGGATCAACTGCGTGATTTGCTCGGTCAACTTGGCACAACCCAGTACCACGCCGAGCAGGTCGATATCGCCGGTGACTTTGTGCCCTTCGTGCCCAACTCCCAGCTCAAAGCCTTGCGCCGCGAACTGATCGAGCGGTTGAGCGAAGCGCGCATTGAGGCGTTCCCGCATGGCGGCCGCAAGCCGGTGAGTGTCCCGCCGCCGGTGTATCCGCAGTCGCACCTGACCTTCCTGGCCAACGTCTATAACCATAAGGCACGCGCCTTTTATCAGCGGTATGGCGTGGAGTTGATTGATGCGGCCTACGAGGCGCATGAAGAGCCCGGCGAGGTGCCGGTGATGATCACCAAGCACTGCCTGCGTTTCTCTTTCAATCTATGCCCGAAGCAGGCCAAGGGCGTGACCGGCGTACGGACCAAGGTTGCCCCCATGCAGCTTGTGCACGGGGACGATGTGCTGACATTGAAGTTCGACTGCAAACCCTGCGAGATGCACGTGATCGGGAAGATGCGCAGCAATATTTTCAATGCGCCGCAGCCGGGCAGTGGCCAGAACTTAAGTAGCGGACGGAACATAGTTGGTTCCATCACGCCGGAAGACTTGCTCAAGACCATCCGCCGGTCGCCGCGCTGA
- a CDS encoding lipase family protein, which translates to MDEQAGKRENLKCPKRKCWVSVRLVNESGDGKPFAGLGFTLHTEHGETTRGVLDSEGYFRRENLYCGPTTLVLSSAASTFPDPWYETLTLRDAFPIPLSALQIAAEQSPAGPRKANGLTWMAEQRAAEENARFFRVEVSDFVSANKHLPDPDTKWGPRPSAVLKSAAGETEGVALEPNQHHVFEIKALRAYSPLLSLAPEFSALNAYHLAVMSVLSYAPFGAKPGLLGPYRPSPPPYDVEGSIGHVLREQLARLEKPTQFDTANYHLLCEEVPYSKRLEVVPYDPERYPQQQEGSTPESVHFLHDKDTETQAFVTHNDRTVLVSIRGTVGPRDWLRDIDARQISAVGMEGQVHRGFYGGFLAVQKFLEPYLEDFYTGSQTILISGHSLGGAIALLVAQWLRSLPAAPKVVLYTYGAPRAGNAAFIESAKDLVHHRLINHNDPIPSVPFTWMDAEWKLALPGTVSLLASIGAPYAGVALLLGGLLNLKGDDYGHHGEQRHFMPRKRGGGSEASVLWQPGEAIEHIAGAELAAKLDLERNEVKRGNLLLQMAGVGHHSSNTGYARAALANLLRWNASLSRNGTLFTDEELRELQPQLRGLEEYLSNWEAGSFQEFEKQIRTRHDTRFYKLSKAERFQAYHDGVDRARDEQMEQLAGLSRAQERLLQQAQQPVTPQGVFGDRAGHEALPQLLSEWRQLADVKQAEQLAVRLARTENAFA; encoded by the coding sequence ATGGATGAGCAAGCAGGGAAGCGGGAAAATTTGAAGTGCCCAAAAAGGAAATGCTGGGTAAGCGTCCGCCTTGTCAACGAGTCCGGCGATGGCAAGCCATTTGCTGGGCTTGGATTTACCTTGCATACGGAACACGGGGAGACCACCAGAGGCGTATTAGATAGCGAGGGCTATTTCCGTCGCGAGAACTTGTATTGCGGACCCACTACGCTTGTACTGTCATCCGCTGCGAGTACTTTCCCAGACCCTTGGTATGAAACGCTTACATTGCGTGATGCCTTCCCTATTCCTCTTTCCGCTTTACAGATAGCTGCTGAACAATCTCCCGCCGGCCCCCGTAAAGCCAACGGATTGACCTGGATGGCCGAACAGCGCGCTGCAGAGGAAAACGCTCGGTTCTTCCGCGTTGAAGTCAGCGATTTTGTCTCAGCCAACAAGCACCTGCCAGACCCCGACACGAAGTGGGGACCGCGACCCAGCGCAGTATTGAAATCTGCGGCAGGCGAGACGGAAGGTGTAGCGCTAGAGCCAAACCAGCATCATGTGTTCGAGATCAAGGCATTGCGCGCTTACAGCCCGCTACTCTCCTTGGCTCCTGAATTCAGTGCATTAAATGCTTATCACCTGGCTGTAATGAGCGTTTTGTCATACGCGCCATTCGGAGCCAAGCCAGGCCTTTTGGGGCCCTATAGACCTTCCCCGCCGCCATATGATGTCGAAGGCAGTATTGGCCACGTGTTACGAGAGCAATTGGCCCGCTTAGAAAAGCCTACTCAGTTCGATACCGCGAACTACCACCTGCTGTGTGAAGAAGTACCTTACTCCAAGCGCCTGGAGGTGGTGCCCTACGATCCAGAGCGATACCCACAGCAGCAAGAAGGCAGCACTCCGGAAAGCGTGCACTTTCTCCATGATAAAGACACCGAAACACAAGCCTTCGTGACCCACAATGACCGAACGGTGCTGGTATCAATCCGGGGTACTGTAGGGCCTCGCGACTGGCTTAGAGATATCGATGCCCGGCAGATTTCTGCTGTCGGTATGGAAGGCCAGGTCCATCGTGGCTTCTACGGCGGCTTCTTGGCAGTTCAAAAATTCCTCGAACCCTATCTGGAAGATTTTTATACCGGGAGCCAGACAATTTTGATCAGCGGCCACAGTCTCGGCGGGGCCATCGCATTGCTTGTGGCTCAATGGCTGAGATCGCTGCCCGCCGCTCCGAAGGTAGTTCTTTACACCTACGGCGCCCCACGGGCCGGCAACGCCGCCTTCATCGAGAGTGCAAAAGATCTGGTTCACCATCGTCTGATCAACCACAACGATCCTATCCCCAGCGTGCCCTTTACCTGGATGGACGCCGAATGGAAGTTGGCCCTGCCCGGCACGGTCTCACTGCTGGCTTCGATCGGAGCGCCCTATGCTGGCGTCGCCTTGCTACTGGGCGGTCTACTAAATCTAAAAGGCGATGACTACGGTCATCATGGCGAGCAGAGACATTTCATGCCGCGCAAGAGAGGCGGTGGTAGCGAGGCTTCAGTCCTGTGGCAACCGGGCGAAGCAATTGAACACATCGCCGGCGCAGAGCTTGCTGCCAAGCTGGATCTTGAACGCAATGAAGTAAAGCGTGGCAACCTTCTGCTCCAAATGGCCGGCGTCGGCCATCATTCCTCAAATACCGGTTACGCCCGTGCGGCCCTGGCCAACCTGCTGCGCTGGAATGCCAGCCTCAGCCGCAACGGCACGCTTTTCACCGATGAGGAGCTGCGGGAACTGCAGCCGCAACTCCGAGGACTGGAGGAATACTTGAGCAACTGGGAAGCTGGTAGCTTCCAGGAATTCGAGAAACAGATTCGCACCCGTCACGACACGCGCTTTTACAAACTGTCAAAAGCGGAGCGATTCCAAGCCTACCATGACGGGGTAGACAGAGCTCGTGACGAGCAGATGGAACAACTCGCCGGGCTGTCCCGAGCGCAGGAGCGGCTGCTCCAGCAGGCACAGCAGCCGGTAACACCGCAAGGCGTTTTCGGGGACCGGGCAGGACACGAGGCCCTGCCTCAGCTGCTCAGTGAATGGCGCCAGTTAGCAGACGTGAAACAAGCAGAGCAACTGGCCGTGAGGCTGGCCAGAACGGAGAATGCCTTCGCTTGA
- a CDS encoding alpha/beta hydrolase, with protein MRTQHWYSAAVPMALSAIVLSGCLSSGGGSSDKPTSPAPGQGTPEVTREHDERSFEAVDKPFDKLPLAESIYFGQYDGLQGEASYALEVPKNWDGRGLVMWTRGYGGEGDELPTVEPPLPWRMVVLSHGYAWASSSYSANYYDVRAGIEDTNKLALNVMDYVQYDHGDQLEEPKQFLISGVSLGGHTAAAAVDRENMERTQHKVPYAGAAPFCQAEQNQFQWLGDYPRAMMELSGFGDRDYSEFQSLLPQMIGTLFEVDADGPTWVPRNQAGERLKAIALNLTGGPRPIFEEGFKVDMWQGAVLGTGGSGGDINGILARNGYGNEDQVYRWTTGPQPDAEELEFNERITRVSADPDANPLRNDGVRWIPLVNGDFDVPVLTMHTLGDFYVPFRHQQLYRQGAEENGNADLLVQRAIRAPGHCDFSPGEMVEAMTDWLAWVNGGSKPAGDEVLDPDVVADPDYGCTFTRAFPAELNITTRDDLPACTP; from the coding sequence TTGCGCACTCAACATTGGTACTCGGCCGCCGTGCCCATGGCACTTTCAGCGATTGTGCTGAGCGGTTGTCTAAGCAGTGGCGGTGGAAGTTCTGATAAGCCCACATCCCCAGCCCCAGGACAGGGAACCCCCGAAGTAACACGGGAGCATGATGAGCGCTCCTTTGAAGCGGTAGATAAGCCGTTTGACAAGCTTCCTCTAGCCGAGAGCATCTATTTTGGTCAATACGATGGCTTGCAAGGGGAGGCGTCGTACGCCCTGGAAGTGCCTAAAAACTGGGATGGTCGCGGGCTCGTTATGTGGACTCGTGGTTACGGTGGCGAGGGCGATGAACTCCCTACAGTAGAGCCGCCCTTGCCTTGGCGAATGGTCGTGCTGAGTCACGGTTATGCTTGGGCATCTTCGTCTTATTCCGCCAACTACTACGATGTGCGCGCAGGTATTGAGGATACCAACAAGCTGGCATTAAACGTGATGGATTATGTCCAGTATGACCACGGTGACCAGTTGGAAGAACCGAAGCAGTTTCTGATCTCAGGGGTATCTCTGGGAGGGCATACCGCCGCCGCCGCAGTGGATCGAGAGAACATGGAGCGCACGCAACACAAAGTTCCTTATGCAGGCGCCGCTCCTTTCTGCCAGGCCGAGCAGAATCAGTTCCAGTGGCTGGGTGATTATCCAAGGGCCATGATGGAATTAAGCGGGTTTGGAGACAGGGATTATTCTGAATTCCAGAGTTTATTGCCTCAGATGATTGGGACGTTGTTCGAGGTCGACGCAGATGGCCCGACCTGGGTACCGCGAAATCAGGCGGGCGAGAGGCTGAAAGCAATCGCGCTCAATCTGACCGGCGGACCGCGCCCTATTTTCGAAGAAGGTTTCAAGGTGGACATGTGGCAGGGAGCAGTGCTTGGCACGGGTGGCTCCGGTGGTGATATCAATGGGATCCTGGCACGCAACGGCTACGGCAATGAGGATCAGGTATACCGCTGGACCACCGGTCCACAGCCGGACGCCGAAGAACTCGAGTTCAACGAGCGTATAACCCGGGTCAGTGCCGACCCCGACGCAAACCCGCTGCGTAATGATGGAGTGCGCTGGATCCCTCTGGTCAACGGTGACTTCGATGTCCCCGTGCTGACCATGCATACCTTGGGCGACTTTTACGTACCCTTCCGTCATCAGCAACTGTACCGTCAGGGAGCCGAGGAAAATGGTAACGCGGACCTGTTGGTACAACGAGCCATTCGCGCTCCAGGGCATTGTGATTTTTCCCCGGGTGAGATGGTCGAAGCGATGACCGATTGGCTGGCCTGGGTGAATGGTGGGAGCAAGCCTGCCGGTGATGAGGTATTGGATCCCGATGTGGTGGCAGATCCAGACTATGGCTGTACCTTCACTCGGGCATTCCCGGCAGAGTTGAATATCACAACGAGAGATGATCTGCCCGCCTGCACCCCGTAA
- the tssI gene encoding type VI secretion system tip protein TssI/VgrG, with translation MFSPANTPQFTLRIQGDDHDFKVLGFTGLEGLSKPYCFEIELVSEQPDLDIEDLLHVPAFLDFEGENKGIHGLIYSVAQGEAGKRLTRYRLTLVPHLAYLEHARNQRIFQHQTVPQIIASVLHEHGIHSDAFRFQLLNEGPERVYCTQYNETDLHFIQRLCEEEGIHYHFQHGPDGHVLVFGDNQTVFPTLAPTGFDQGNGMVADEPVIKRFALRLETRPSRVTRRDYDSEKPRLQMQSDARSETLPDLEDYDYPGRFTDRQRGNDLATISLERHRSDYQLANGESDQPLLVSGHFLALQGHSRQQWNDLWLLTDIRHEGKQPQVLEESITSDTKSEDGFTQGYRNYFTATPWDVPYRPPLAHAKSRIRGSQSAVVTGPEGEEIHCDQYGRVKVQFHWDRLGQANDKTSCWLRVASSWAGDRYGGVAIPRVGMEVLVSFLEGDPDQPLVTGCLYHKEHQVPYDLPANKTRSVFKTLSSPGGDGFNELRIEDKKNEEQIFIHAQRDWNQNVQHNQTIRVGNERHDRVEANSYTELLAEQHHTTHSDRKTELKADDHLTVGSNQHIQLGKAHLLKAGREIHLKAGQKMVIEAGAELTLQAGGSFISITPAGVSMNGPAIRLNAGGHAGKGSGTNVLRPEVPVPADISQTGKVTKPVSAQATPLTSPTLASAQRSIAQAAREIGASRCPVCEACMEGVCPV, from the coding sequence ATGTTCTCACCCGCCAACACGCCCCAGTTCACCCTGCGCATCCAGGGTGACGATCACGACTTCAAGGTACTGGGCTTCACTGGCCTCGAAGGTCTGTCGAAACCCTATTGCTTCGAGATTGAGCTGGTCAGCGAACAGCCTGACCTGGATATTGAAGACCTGTTGCATGTGCCGGCGTTTCTGGATTTCGAGGGCGAGAACAAGGGTATTCACGGTCTGATCTACAGCGTCGCCCAGGGTGAAGCCGGCAAGCGTCTGACCCGTTATCGCCTGACCCTCGTGCCACACCTTGCCTATCTGGAACACGCGCGCAACCAGCGCATCTTTCAGCACCAGACCGTCCCGCAAATCATCGCCAGCGTGTTGCATGAACACGGCATTCACAGCGATGCGTTCCGCTTTCAACTGCTCAATGAGGGGCCAGAGCGGGTTTATTGCACCCAATATAACGAGACCGATCTGCACTTCATCCAGCGGCTATGTGAAGAAGAAGGGATTCACTATCACTTCCAGCACGGTCCCGATGGGCATGTGCTGGTATTCGGTGACAACCAGACCGTATTTCCCACATTGGCACCGACCGGCTTCGATCAGGGCAACGGCATGGTGGCCGACGAGCCTGTTATCAAGCGCTTCGCCCTACGCTTGGAAACGCGCCCGAGCAGGGTAACCCGCCGCGATTACGACTCTGAAAAGCCGCGTCTGCAGATGCAGAGCGATGCCCGCAGCGAAACACTGCCGGACCTGGAGGATTACGACTATCCCGGCCGGTTCACTGACCGCCAGCGCGGGAATGATCTGGCGACAATCAGCCTTGAACGCCACCGCAGCGACTACCAGTTGGCGAATGGGGAAAGCGACCAGCCGCTATTGGTCAGCGGCCATTTTCTCGCTCTGCAAGGTCATTCACGCCAACAGTGGAATGATCTCTGGTTACTCACCGACATCCGGCACGAAGGCAAACAGCCGCAGGTGCTGGAAGAGTCCATCACCAGCGACACCAAATCCGAAGATGGGTTTACGCAGGGCTACCGCAACTATTTCACCGCCACGCCCTGGGACGTTCCGTATCGCCCGCCGCTTGCGCACGCCAAATCACGCATTCGAGGCAGTCAAAGCGCAGTGGTAACCGGCCCTGAAGGGGAAGAAATACATTGCGATCAATACGGACGCGTCAAAGTGCAGTTTCATTGGGACCGCCTCGGCCAGGCGAATGACAAGACCAGTTGCTGGCTCAGAGTGGCCAGCAGCTGGGCCGGCGATCGCTATGGCGGCGTAGCCATTCCCCGGGTTGGCATGGAAGTACTGGTCAGCTTTCTTGAAGGCGATCCAGATCAGCCGCTGGTTACCGGCTGCCTTTATCACAAGGAACATCAGGTTCCTTATGACTTACCCGCAAACAAAACCCGCTCTGTATTCAAAACGCTGAGCAGCCCCGGCGGCGATGGCTTCAATGAACTGCGCATCGAAGACAAAAAGAACGAAGAGCAGATTTTCATCCACGCCCAGCGCGACTGGAATCAGAACGTCCAGCACAACCAGACCATCCGGGTTGGCAACGAACGTCACGACCGCGTCGAAGCCAACAGCTATACCGAGCTGCTAGCAGAACAACACCACACCACCCACAGCGACCGCAAAACCGAACTCAAGGCTGACGACCACCTTACCGTAGGCAGCAACCAACATATCCAGCTCGGCAAAGCGCATCTGCTCAAAGCCGGTCGTGAAATTCATCTCAAGGCCGGGCAAAAAATGGTTATCGAAGCCGGTGCCGAGCTGACTTTACAGGCTGGTGGGAGCTTTATTTCGATCACCCCCGCTGGGGTGAGTATGAATGGTCCGGCCATCCGGCTGAATGCGGGCGGTCACGCGGGTAAAGGTTCAGGCACGAACGTGCTGCGGCCCGAGGTTCCAGTCCCGGCAGATATCAGTCAGACCGGGAAAGTGACCAAGCCAGTCAGCGCTCAGGCTACACCCTTAACGAGCCCCACCCTGGCCAGCGCTCAACGTTCGATCGCACAAGCGGCGCGTGAAATAGGCGCAAGCCGCTGCCCCGTATGCGAGGCCTGCATGGAGGGTGTATGTCCGGTATAA
- a CDS encoding trimeric intracellular cation channel family protein, with protein sequence MLIYVYLIAITAEAMSGALAAGRRNMDMFGVAFIAFITALGGGTVRDMLLGNYPVTWTQHPMYIYLTISAGLFTMVIARFMHHLHSLFLVLDAMGLIAFTVIGCNVALRLGYPTPVVIMAGITTGIFGGILRDLLCNRTPMVLRKELYASVSLLVALLHLGLIHLNVNEDINLLASFSVGLALRLSAIRWSLALPVFSYAPGRWGE encoded by the coding sequence GTGCTTATCTACGTCTATCTGATCGCCATCACCGCCGAAGCCATGTCCGGCGCCCTTGCCGCAGGCCGGCGCAATATGGATATGTTTGGCGTTGCCTTCATCGCCTTTATCACTGCATTAGGTGGCGGCACCGTCCGCGACATGTTGCTAGGTAACTATCCTGTTACCTGGACGCAGCACCCTATGTATATCTACCTGACCATCTCCGCCGGGCTGTTCACCATGGTCATTGCGCGCTTCATGCATCATCTGCATTCACTGTTTCTGGTGCTCGATGCCATGGGCCTGATTGCCTTTACAGTGATTGGTTGTAACGTAGCGCTGAGGTTAGGCTATCCCACGCCCGTCGTGATCATGGCCGGCATTACCACCGGTATATTTGGCGGCATTCTGCGGGATCTGTTGTGCAACCGAACACCGATGGTGCTGCGCAAGGAGCTTTACGCTAGCGTTTCGCTGCTGGTGGCGCTTCTGCACCTTGGTCTCATACATCTGAACGTAAACGAAGATATCAATCTGCTGGCTTCCTTCAGTGTCGGCCTTGCGCTGCGGTTGAGTGCGATTCGCTGGTCGCTCGCGTTGCCGGTATTTTCCTATGCGCCGGGGCGCTGGGGAGAGTAA
- a CDS encoding alpha/beta hydrolase gives MRIHQWYSAAVPMALSAIVLSGCLSDDDSDSDTPATPAPPQVREHDKRAFTAELPEQSELPAALDDAAIYFGRYEGLQGDALYTFEVPEGWDGDGLIMWTRGYGGENLELSLSRPGLAWRQAVLDAGYAWAASSYSANWYDARAGIEDTNKLALNVIDYVERDYGERFATPSQYLISGASLGGHIAAAAVDRENMERTQFKVDYAGAAPLCQAEQNQFQWLGDYPRVMMELSGFGDRDYSEFQDLLPQMVSTLFEMDGTTPKWLEPRGPEGERLMAIAQNLTGGERPYFEYGFASPYHNVVLATGGRTGDVNGILASNGYGNEDQVYRWTNDPEPTAEEVEFNERIARVSADPDANPLRDDGVRWIPLVNGDFDIPVMTMHTLGDFYVPFRHQQLYRERAQENGNADLLVQRAIRAPGHCDFSAGEYRALVTEWLAWVNGGPKPEGDEVLDPAVVADEDYGCNFTVGERAGLAACSSLN, from the coding sequence TTGCGCATTCATCAATGGTATTCAGCCGCCGTGCCCATGGCATTGTCGGCAATCGTATTAAGCGGTTGTCTGAGCGACGACGATAGTGACTCTGATACACCGGCCACGCCTGCTCCTCCTCAAGTGCGGGAGCATGACAAGCGCGCCTTTACAGCTGAGCTGCCTGAGCAATCGGAACTCCCGGCGGCGCTTGACGATGCGGCTATCTATTTTGGCAGATATGAAGGCTTGCAAGGTGATGCGCTATACACCTTCGAGGTGCCCGAAGGCTGGGATGGCGATGGTCTGATCATGTGGACGCGGGGCTACGGGGGTGAAAACCTGGAGCTGAGCCTCTCAAGACCCGGTCTGGCGTGGCGTCAGGCTGTACTCGACGCAGGCTACGCCTGGGCAGCCTCTTCCTACTCAGCCAACTGGTACGATGCCCGGGCGGGTATCGAGGACACCAACAAGCTGGCGCTGAATGTTATCGACTATGTCGAACGCGATTATGGTGAGAGGTTTGCGACGCCCAGCCAATATCTGATCTCCGGTGCGTCCCTGGGTGGTCATATTGCCGCTGCAGCTGTGGACCGGGAGAACATGGAGCGGACGCAGTTCAAGGTCGACTACGCTGGCGCTGCGCCGCTATGCCAGGCAGAGCAGAATCAGTTCCAGTGGCTGGGCGATTACCCCCGGGTAATGATGGAGCTGAGCGGGTTTGGGGACAGAGACTATTCAGAGTTTCAGGACCTGCTACCGCAAATGGTCAGCACGCTTTTCGAAATGGACGGCACTACGCCCAAGTGGTTGGAGCCCCGGGGGCCGGAGGGCGAAAGGTTGATGGCGATAGCGCAAAACCTTACCGGCGGTGAACGTCCTTATTTTGAGTACGGGTTTGCCAGTCCCTATCACAACGTGGTGCTTGCTACGGGCGGAAGGACAGGGGACGTAAACGGCATCCTTGCCAGCAATGGCTACGGCAACGAAGACCAGGTATATCGCTGGACTAACGATCCGGAGCCGACCGCTGAAGAAGTGGAGTTCAACGAACGTATCGCCCGCGTAAGCGCCGATCCGGATGCCAACCCGCTGCGCGACGACGGTGTGCGCTGGATTCCATTGGTCAACGGTGACTTCGATATACCGGTGATGACCATGCATACCCTGGGCGATTTCTACGTGCCTTTCCGCCACCAGCAGCTTTACCGCGAGCGAGCCCAGGAGAATGGCAATGCTGACTTGCTGGTTCAACGCGCGATTCGTGCGCCAGGTCATTGCGACTTCTCCGCCGGCGAATACCGCGCGCTGGTCACTGAATGGCTGGCGTGGGTCAACGGTGGACCCAAGCCAGAAGGGGACGAAGTGCTCGATCCAGCGGTCGTTGCGGACGAGGACTACGGTTGCAATTTTACTGTCGGTGAACGGGCGGGCTTGGCGGCCTGTTCCTCCCTTAACTGA